From a region of the Zingiber officinale cultivar Zhangliang chromosome 4B, Zo_v1.1, whole genome shotgun sequence genome:
- the LOC121974350 gene encoding uncharacterized protein LOC121974350, whose protein sequence is MERHNSDVSSANAVLLGALASGVNGPTWFVVKVTFLLLGLCLTAMLALAFSSSDFIIVGHVLLLVTIGVVLFLLIDRFIAETGLVSVEQQMHEMGVSVNNEQTKKDKRT, encoded by the exons ATGGAAAGGCATAATTCGGACGTGTCATCTGCAAATGCTGTGCTTCTAGGTGCATTAGCTTCTGGTGTTAAT GGGCCAACATGGTTTGTGGTCAAGGTTACCTTCTTGCTGCTTGGATTATGTCTTACAGCCATGCTTGCTTTGGCATTTTCATCAAGTGATTTCATTATCGTTGGCCATGTTCTTTTGCTTGTTACTATAGGAGTGGTTCTTTTTCTACTCATCGACAG ATTTATAGCAGAGACTGGTCTGGTGTCAGTTGAGCAGCAGATGCACGAGATGGGTGTTTCAGTCAACAATGAACAAACTAAGAAAGACAAAAGAACATAA